In Bombina bombina isolate aBomBom1 chromosome 6, aBomBom1.pri, whole genome shotgun sequence, a single genomic region encodes these proteins:
- the LZTS1 gene encoding leucine zipper putative tumor suppressor 1 yields the protein MGSVGSLLSGHGFNSKQGRGSQHRGRKPPHLKKLSRCSDGILRFGFSQESGHAKGGGSKMGRSEDFFYIKVSQKSHMGPRQEYHGGATNSEPESQPSQEYAPPVQKNCNPPSLIHFPNRLELEMNALRPTPLKPGMRRNSAVTCHPSAESGAQLQLSHYYHPERAREAGGRGGHYVGGMSESGRNSMSSLPTHPSKLGPGCQLDALLMPTGRFGGSAHNITQSSRSNMLSLRAMSLSDGGNANKIINVPPKTGIRSPPSCEKLVRSETGESADDGHKGGVSRSRQSSQRGHRNQHVLQVQVAQERESLENKMRVYEKEKKISMSPSMDEAQWEVCQKSGEIASLRQQLKETQEESSLRASEILSLKTQLRETKSRAEAQEQRAREAEERLRAAEEREDGEEAERNEAELETLRAELEAERQNNEQMTDVFQRERKTWREEKEKVIRYQRQLQQNYLHMCQRCQALEQRLRALSGEDLDDGPIITMPDMELSFQDILNTEI from the exons ATGGGCAGTGTGGGCAGCCTTCTTTCTGGGCATGGGTTCAACAGCAAACAGGGTCGGGGATCCCAGCACCGTGGAAGGAAACCACCACACCTGAAGAAGTTGAGTCGCTGCTCTGATGGAATACTAAGATTTGGCTTTTCTCAGGAGTCAGGACATGCCAAAGGAGGGGGGTCTAAGATGGGTCGAAGTGAGGATTTCTTTTATATTAAGGTCAGCCAAAAATCCCATATGGGTCCCAGGCAGGAGTATCATGGAGGTGCAACAAACAGCGAACCAGAGAGTCAGCCTAGTCAGGAGTATGCACCACCAGTCCAGAAGAACTGTAATCCACCAAGTCTGATCCACTTTCCCAACAGACTGGAATTG GAAATGAATGCTCTCCGCCCAACTCCTTTAAAGCCTGGAATGCGCAGAAACTCTGCAGTAACATGTCATCCCTCTGCAGAAAGTGGAGCACAGCTACAGCTCTCTCATTATTACCATCCAGAACGTGCTCGGGAGGCAGGGGGTCGAGGTGGACACTATGTAGGGGGCATGTCAGAATCAGGCAGGAATTCAATGTCCAGTCTCCCAACTCATCCAAGTAAACTTGGTCCTGGATGTCAACTTGATGCTCTTCTAATGCCAACTGGACGCTTTGGGGGGAGTGCCCATAATATCACCCAGAGCTCAAGAAGTAACATGTTGAGCTTAAGGGCAATGTCCCTGTCTGATGGGGGAAATGCCAACAAAATTATCAATGTGCCCCCTAAAACAGGAATAAGATCTCCACCGTCCTGTGAAAAACTGGTAAGATCAGAAACTGGAGAGTCTGCAGATGATGGGCACAAAGGAGGTGTTTCAAGATCTAGGCAAAGTTCTCAGAGGGGCCACAGAAACCAGCATGTGCTGCAGGTTCAAGTTGCACAGGAAAGGGAGTCACTGGAAAACAAGATGCGTGTGTACGAGAAAGAGAAGAAAATTAGCATGAGCCCATCTATGGATGAGGCACAATGGGAG GTGTGTCAGAAGTCTGGAGAAATTGCATCCCTGAGACAACAGCTGAAGGAAACTCAAGAAGAGTCATCACTCCGTGCTAGTGAGATTCTCAGTCTGAAAACTCAGCTAAGAGAGACAAAGAGTCGAGCTGAAGCACAAGAACAACGAGCGAGAGAGGCTGAGGAGAGGCTGCGGGCAGCAGAAGAAAGAGAGGATGGGGAAGAGGCAGAGCGTAACGAGGCAGAGTTGGAGACACTTAGGGCTGAGTTGGAGGCAGAAAGGCAAAACAATGAACAGATGACAGATGTGTTTCAGCGAGAACGCAAAACATGgcgggaagagaaagaaaaagtaaTCCGCTATCAGCGTCAGTTGCAGCAGAACTATCTGCATATGTGCCAGAGATGTCAAGCCTTAGAACAAAGGTTGCGGGCATTGAGTGGGGAGGATCTTGATGATGGGCCTATTATTACCATGCCAGATATGGAGCTTTCCTTCCAGGACATACTAAACACAGAGATCTGA